The Polaribacter sp. KT25b genome contains the following window.
AAAAGAAGGCAACGTATTATTCTTTTTATAATATTGAGTATTAAAAGCGCTGGTTTCCATAGAGTTTTCATCAACAAACTCGTCGCTTACATATGTAAAACCAATTTTTGCTAATTTTCTGTTATCAACATTTTCATAAACACTGCTCTTATCAAAAGTAAAAACTTTAGCTGTTGTTTCTTCTGGTAAACTTATTAAACTATTAATAACATCAGCAATAATTAAATTACTATCTGAAGCCAAAATAACCCAATTTTTTGCATTTGGTTTTAAAATCTGAGAAAACCTAGATTTTGCAATATACCCTTTATCTGGTGTTAAAAGATGTATACTACTTGCATCAATTTTAGTTTGTAAAGAAGATTTTAAAATTCTACTAGTTTCTAAAGAAGCAGCTTTATCATCACTCACAATTATAATATTTCCGTGATCAAAATTCTCTTTGATATATCTTTCTAATTCTAATCTAAAGATACTTTTATCTGGAGAAGTTTTTACAATATTTGAAGATGAAAACTCAGATTGTTTATTAGAATATACAGGAAAAACAACTGGAATATTTACATTATTAGCAACCATTTGTACTTCTTCTGAATATAAAGGTCCAATAACAACATCATTATTATTAAAATCTCTATTCGCAAGAATACTTCTTATCTCTGTAGTGTTTCTATCTCCTGTATCAAAAACATTTAGCTCTATAGCAACACCTCTATTTCTTAAAGAATCTACAGCAATTTCTGCACCCAAATAAAAATCGGTTGCAATATTTACCAATGTTGCATTTTTAGAAAATATTTCTTTTGGTGCAAGAGTATCAATATTATACTGGTCTGCTTTAAAAGGCAATAATAACGCTACTTTTAAAGAAGTATTTGGCTGAATATAATCTTCATAAAAAGTAACATC
Protein-coding sequences here:
- a CDS encoding LysM peptidoglycan-binding domain-containing protein; its protein translation is MKHLKFFIFLCILTFTVSCGQQNRYIQYKVKKGETIYTIAKNLNMKEKDLIRLNPDVNGGLRADSFIVVPEKSLNYYNSKKLNEDTDIVDAESISVEEEIIDEKTKLINELKERFVIHEIQKGETFYSLSKAFNVSRGELLLLNPELVEGLKVGQILKIREIPVSAITDVTFYEDYIQPNTSLKVALLLPFKADQYNIDTLAPKEIFSKNATLVNIATDFYLGAEIAVDSLRNRGVAIELNVFDTGDRNTTEIRSILANRDFNNNDVVIGPLYSEEVQMVANNVNIPVVFPVYSNKQSEFSSSNIVKTSPDKSIFRLELERYIKENFDHGNIIIVSDDKAASLETSRILKSSLQTKIDASSIHLLTPDKGYIAKSRFSQILKPNAKNWVILASDSNLIIADVINSLISLPEETTAKVFTFDKSSVYENVDNRKLAKIGFTYVSDEFVDENSMETSAFNTQYYKKNNTLPSFYATKGFDITYDILVRLASGNDLKSTFKEGATSRIETRFDYRNNNTENQGLFIVQYNKDLTLTKLK